The Prionailurus viverrinus isolate Anna chromosome B4, UM_Priviv_1.0, whole genome shotgun sequence genome has a window encoding:
- the TOMM22 gene encoding mitochondrial import receptor subunit TOM22 homolog isoform X1: MAAAAAAGGPGAPLSPDELLPKGDAEKTEEELEEEDDEELDETLSERLWGLTEMFPERVRSAAGATFDLSVFVAQKMYRFSRAALWIGTTSFMILVLPVVFETEKLQMEQQQQLQQRQILLGPNTGLSGGMPGALPSLPGKL, translated from the exons AtggccgccgccgctgccgctggCGGCCCTGGGGCGCCCCTGTCCCCGGACGAATTGCTTCCGAAAGGCGATGCCGAGAAGActgaggaggagctggaggaggaagacGACGAGGAG CTAGATGAGACCCTGTCGGAGAGACTGTGGGGTCTGACGGAGATGTTCCCAGAGAGGGTCCGGTCCGCGGCTGGAGCCACTTTTGATCTCTCCGTCTTTGTGGCTCAAAAAATGTACAG GTTTTCCAGGGCAGCCTTGTGGATTGGGACCACTTCCTTCATGATCCTGGTCCTTCCTGTTGTCTTCGAAACGGAGAAGTTGCAAatggagcagcagcagcaactgCAGCAGCGGCAG ataCTTCtagggcccaacacagggctctcaGGCGGAATGCCAGGGGCTCTACCTTCACTTCCTGGAAAGCTCTAG
- the TOMM22 gene encoding mitochondrial import receptor subunit TOM22 homolog isoform X2 yields the protein MAAAAAAGGPGAPLSPDELLPKGDAEKTEEELEEEDDEELDETLSERLWGLTEMFPERVRSAAGATFDLSVFVAQKMYRFSRAALWIGTTSFMILVLPVVFETEKLQMEQQQQLQQRQPTRGSLNLTPR from the exons AtggccgccgccgctgccgctggCGGCCCTGGGGCGCCCCTGTCCCCGGACGAATTGCTTCCGAAAGGCGATGCCGAGAAGActgaggaggagctggaggaggaagacGACGAGGAG CTAGATGAGACCCTGTCGGAGAGACTGTGGGGTCTGACGGAGATGTTCCCAGAGAGGGTCCGGTCCGCGGCTGGAGCCACTTTTGATCTCTCCGTCTTTGTGGCTCAAAAAATGTACAG GTTTTCCAGGGCAGCCTTGTGGATTGGGACCACTTCCTTCATGATCCTGGTCCTTCCTGTTGTCTTCGAAACGGAGAAGTTGCAAatggagcagcagcagcaactgCAGCAGCGGCAG ccaaccaGGGGGAGCTTGAACTTAAccccgagatga
- the JOSD1 gene encoding josephin-1 yields the protein MSCVPWKADKAKSESVELPQAAPPQIYHEKQRRELCALHALNNVFQDSNAFTRETLQEIFQRLSPNTMVTPHKKSMLGNGNYDVNVIMAALQTKGYEAVWWDKRRDVSAIALTNVMGFIMNLPSSLCWGPLKLPLKRQHWICVREVGGAYYNLDSKLKMPEWIGGESELRKFLKHHLRGKNCELLLVVPEEVEAHQSWRADV from the exons ATGAGTTGCGTGCCATGGAAAGCAGACAAGGCCAAATCTGAATCTGTAGAGCTGCCCCAGGCAGCACCCCCACAAATCTACCATGAGAAACAGCGCAGGGAGCTTTGTGCCCTGCATGCCCTCAATAACGTCTTCCAGGACAGCAACGCCTTCACCCGGGAAACGCTGCAAGAGATTTTCCAGAG GCTGTCTCCGAACACCATGGTGACGCCCCACAAGAAGAGCATGTTAGGAAACGGGAACTACGATGTGAACGTCATTATGGCAGCACTTCAGACCAAAGGCTACGAAGCTGTCTGGTGGGACAAGCGCAG GGATGTCAGTGCCATTGCTCTCACTAACGTCATGGGCTTCATCATGAACCTGCCCTCCAGCCTGTGCTGGGGTCCGCTGAAGTTGCCTCTCAAAAGGCAGCACTGGATCTGTGTTCGAGAGGTGGGAGGTGCCTACTACAACCTCGACTCCAAACTGAAGATGCCCGAGTGGATTGGAGGCGAGAGCGAGCTCAG GAAATTTCTAAAACATCACTTGCGAGGAAAGAACTGTGAACTCCTGCTGGTGGTACCAGAAGAGGTGGAGGCCCATCAGAGTTGGAGGGCTGATGTGTAA